From Oryza sativa Japonica Group chromosome 4, ASM3414082v1, one genomic window encodes:
- the LOC4335686 gene encoding glutaredoxin-C5 — protein sequence MQYGAAAAEQAWYMPAAAMVVAAAAETAAERVERLASESAVVVFSVSSCCMCHAVKRLFCGMGVHPAVHELDLDPRGRDLERALARLVGAGGAAAAAVPVVFIGGKLVGAMDRVMAAHINGSLVPLLKEAGALWL from the coding sequence ATGCAgtacggcgcggcggcggcggagcaggcgtggtacatgccggcggcggcgatggtggtggcagcggcggcggagacggcggcggagcgggtGGAGAGGCTGGCGTCGGAGAGCGCGGTGGTGGTGTTCAGCGTGAGCAGCTGCTGCATGTGCCACGCCGTGAAGCGCCTCTTCTGCGGCATGGGCGTGCACCCGGCGGTGCACGAGCTGGACCTCGACCCGCGCGGCCGCgacctggagcgcgccctggcgcgcctcgtcggcgccggcggcgccgccgctgccgccgtgccCGTCGTGTTCATCGGCGGCAAGCTGGTCGGCGCCATGGACCGCGTCATGGCCGCGCACATCAACGGCTCCCTCGTGCCGCTGCTCAAGGAGGCCGGCGCGCTCTGGCTTTAG